Sequence from the Xenorhabdus nematophila ATCC 19061 genome:
CAGTCATTAACTCAATGTGGTCGAATCCCCGTTGCCAGCGTTTTTTTCTGTGCAGAGGAATGCCCAGTATGTGATGCGGTTTATGCCAGCGGCCTTCCCGATAACCTTGCAGCCAATGCAGCAGGAACAGGCGGGCCAGCACTGGCGCGAGTTGGGGAGTTGAGTGATATTTATATCGCCGGATAAGCTGGCTTAATGGAGGCGCGTAATCCGTAATGGCGATCAAATGCTGCCACGGAGGCGGATTTTTCAGGCAGCGTCCACAAGGCACATCTCTTGACTGTGAAGGCAGGGCGCAGCGGGGACAGACAGATTGCAGCCGTTTTAAGTACCGATAACAAACGTGGCAGATCCCATGATGGGCGAAATACAGATTTTGATGGCATAGCCAACAGTATCCAACCATTGTTAGCATAGTTTTCTTCCTTGGTGATAAATAAGGTGAGGGTAACAATGGAACAGTTGTTTTGGCAGACAATCGGTGATGCACCTTGCGATCTTGTGATGTTGCACGGATGGGGATTGAATGCAGAGGTTTGGCATTCCGTGGAAAAGCGATTGGCTTCGCATTTTCGTTTGCACTTGGTGGATTTACCCGGATATGGGCGCAGTCAATCATATTCGGCCATGTCACTGGAGGAAATGGCAGATACGGTGTGGCAGCAAGCACCGGAAAATGCCCTGTGGCTGGGATGGTCTCTGGGGGGATTGGTTGCCAGCCGGATTGCACTGGATCACCCGGAAAACGTTGCAGGTCTGGTGACCGTGGCGTCTTCACCAAAATTCAGTGCGGATGCGGATTGGCCGGGCATTAAACCTGAGGTATTGAGTGCCTTTGAGTACCAATTGAGTGCTGATTTTCAGAAGACAGTCGAACGTTTTCTGGCATTGCAGACACTGGGAACAGAAAGTGCCCGTCAGGATGCCCGTATATTGAAATCAGTCATACTGAATCAGCCGATGCCATCGGTAGAGGTACTTAATGCGGGCTTGGAAATTCTGCGCACTGATGATTTAAGAACTGAATTATCGCAACTGCGATTACCTTTCCTGCGTATTTATGGCTATCTTGATGGACTTGTACCCCGCAGGATTATGGAACGGCTTGATAATGAATGGCCGGAGACACATTCCGTTATTATGCGTCATGCGGCCCATGCGCCTTTTATTTCTCATCCTGATGAGTTTATCGAAGTATTAACGAATTTTA
This genomic interval carries:
- the gntX gene encoding DNA utilization protein GntX; amino-acid sequence: MLTMVGYCWLCHQNLYFAHHGICHVCYRYLKRLQSVCPRCALPSQSRDVPCGRCLKNPPPWQHLIAITDYAPPLSQLIRRYKYHSTPQLAPVLARLFLLHWLQGYREGRWHKPHHILGIPLHRKKRWQRGFDHIELMTGSLSHWLQCPHQPDLLQRSRATLTQRGLSATQRKTNLKHAFQLRGNFVDQHVAIFDDVITTGTTLHETSQLLIRAGARSVQAWAICRTL
- the bioH gene encoding pimeloyl-ACP methyl ester esterase BioH, with the translated sequence MEQLFWQTIGDAPCDLVMLHGWGLNAEVWHSVEKRLASHFRLHLVDLPGYGRSQSYSAMSLEEMADTVWQQAPENALWLGWSLGGLVASRIALDHPENVAGLVTVASSPKFSADADWPGIKPEVLSAFEYQLSADFQKTVERFLALQTLGTESARQDARILKSVILNQPMPSVEVLNAGLEILRTDDLRTELSQLRLPFLRIYGYLDGLVPRRIMERLDNEWPETHSVIMRHAAHAPFISHPDEFIEVLTNFTASMRR